From a region of the Methanolobus tindarius DSM 2278 genome:
- a CDS encoding multiheme c-type cytochrome: MRGILVKGSLFFAIFILLLVSGNFANATPATQAGEYSSDDFAYESRCRQCHAIIYADWEGTMHFNAYLDPFYLEEVKIASEDTDGELDEFCSRCHTPIGVVSGEIPPIDGSEMSDIARLGVQCDFCHVVSGSNGTGNAPFTVSPGDTKWGPFNDSRDAYHKSEYLELYTQSEYCGMCHQVINPVNGLVIDDTYSTWKESQYAEENVVCQDCHMTEGITEFKANPGRASSSAPKRDHISSHDIVGANTLIPPMFGAENVAEMAVERLEKATTIELTAPEIASAGDEVTIDVAITNSGAGHKIPTGVSEIREIWLEVTATDANGESIYDAGSLDADGNIIDAKMLYNNVLGDTNGEETKSFWLAESILEDNRIAPKETVTEHHSFVLPENAVYPITVESTLKYRSAPQDMIDHLLGEETEVPVVDMNEMSAIIYDPSTPANERTQPEPESESTPGFGVVTAAMVLGFTMYVLKRK; this comes from the coding sequence ATGAGGGGGATTTTGGTAAAAGGTAGTTTGTTTTTTGCAATTTTTATTCTGCTACTGGTTAGTGGAAACTTTGCAAATGCAACACCTGCAACACAGGCTGGAGAATACAGCTCAGACGACTTTGCCTATGAAAGCAGATGCAGACAATGCCATGCAATAATTTACGCTGACTGGGAAGGAACAATGCACTTTAACGCATATCTGGACCCATTCTACCTTGAAGAAGTCAAGATAGCAAGCGAAGATACAGATGGCGAGCTGGATGAGTTCTGCTCACGTTGCCACACACCCATAGGAGTCGTCAGCGGTGAAATTCCACCAATTGACGGTTCTGAAATGTCCGATATTGCCAGACTTGGTGTGCAGTGTGATTTCTGTCACGTGGTATCAGGAAGCAACGGAACAGGGAATGCTCCTTTCACAGTGAGTCCGGGAGATACGAAATGGGGTCCGTTCAATGATTCAAGAGATGCATATCATAAGTCTGAATACCTCGAGCTTTATACTCAATCAGAATACTGTGGGATGTGCCATCAGGTGATCAATCCTGTGAACGGACTTGTTATTGATGATACATATTCCACCTGGAAAGAAAGTCAGTATGCCGAAGAAAATGTGGTATGTCAGGACTGCCATATGACAGAAGGTATAACTGAGTTCAAGGCGAATCCCGGACGTGCCAGTTCAAGTGCCCCGAAAAGAGATCATATTTCATCACATGACATTGTAGGTGCCAATACCCTGATACCACCAATGTTCGGTGCTGAAAACGTAGCTGAAATGGCAGTTGAAAGACTGGAAAAAGCCACAACAATTGAATTAACAGCACCTGAAATTGCATCAGCGGGTGATGAAGTCACTATTGATGTAGCCATTACAAACTCAGGAGCCGGACATAAGATCCCTACCGGGGTATCTGAAATCAGGGAAATATGGCTTGAAGTCACAGCTACAGATGCGAACGGTGAGAGCATATATGATGCAGGTAGCCTTGATGCGGACGGAAATATTATCGATGCAAAGATGCTGTACAACAATGTCCTTGGAGACACTAACGGCGAAGAAACAAAGAGTTTCTGGCTTGCCGAAAGCATTCTTGAGGATAATAGAATAGCTCCAAAGGAAACTGTAACCGAACATCACTCGTTTGTTCTTCCGGAGAATGCTGTTTATCCTATTACAGTGGAAAGTACACTGAAATACAGGTCAGCCCCACAGGATATGATCGATCATCTTCTGGGTGAAGAAACAGAAGTTCCGGTTGTTGACATGAACGAAATGTCTGCAATAATTTATGACCCGTCAACACCTGCAAATGAAAGAACCCAGCCCGAACCAGAATCAGAAAGTACACCGGGATTCGGTGTAGTTACTGCTGCAATGGTTCTTGGATTTACGATGTACGTCTTAAAGAGAAAATAA
- a CDS encoding 4Fe-4S dicluster domain-containing protein: protein MPPEVDLDKCEGIGACAQACPTDVIEVQDDADGNPKSVIARPDDCVECGNCVDACPQEAITLE, encoded by the coding sequence ATGCCACCAGAAGTAGATTTAGATAAATGTGAAGGAATAGGAGCCTGTGCACAGGCATGCCCAACAGATGTTATTGAAGTACAGGATGATGCGGATGGAAATCCAAAATCTGTCATCGCACGTCCTGACGACTGTGTGGAATGTGGAAACTGTGTTGATGCCTGCCCACAGGAAGCAATAACACTGGAATAA
- a CDS encoding flavodoxin family protein produces MSEDRSIRLLGISGSPRKKSTDYIVNEALRFAQEKYDVEIEYFSARGKEMKFCIHCDYCVRKKEGCIHKDDLVELYDKMLWADAWIIGTPVYQGTLSAQTKTIMDRCRAVVARNPKSFMNKVGAAAAVGGDRMGGQEPAIQNILNFYVISEMIPVAGGSFGSNLGGTFWSQDRGAEGAAEDSEGIRSLHRTMNKLIKTAIATKDLRKEE; encoded by the coding sequence ATGTCAGAAGACAGAAGCATTCGCCTGCTGGGTATCTCAGGAAGCCCCAGGAAGAAGTCCACAGATTATATTGTAAATGAAGCTCTCAGATTTGCACAGGAAAAGTATGATGTTGAGATTGAATATTTCTCTGCCAGAGGCAAAGAGATGAAATTCTGCATCCACTGTGACTATTGTGTACGCAAGAAAGAAGGCTGTATTCACAAAGATGATCTTGTGGAACTCTACGATAAAATGCTCTGGGCAGACGCATGGATTATCGGCACTCCGGTATACCAGGGTACTTTAAGTGCCCAGACTAAAACTATTATGGACAGATGCCGCGCTGTTGTTGCACGCAATCCAAAGTCATTTATGAACAAAGTTGGCGCTGCTGCAGCCGTTGGCGGAGACCGGATGGGCGGACAGGAGCCAGCCATACAAAATATTCTCAATTTCTATGTCATCAGTGAAATGATACCCGTTGCAGGCGGATCATTCGGATCAAACCTTGGTGGAACTTTCTGGTCACAGGACAGAGGTGCTGAAGGTGCTGCAGAAGATTCAGAAGGCATCAGAAGCCTTCACAGGACAATGAACAAACTCATAAAAACGGCCATAGCAACAAAAGACCTGCGCAAGGAGGAGTAA
- a CDS encoding ferredoxin--NADP reductase — translation MKRTYNVKSFRFKRPDDFDYKAGQYVIIKLFNGEKKIGKPFTLSSSPTEKDHIEFTKKLTGHEFSNMLDAMVPGDEAIIKGPFGKLTFEGEHDKIALLSGGIGITPMISICKYCTDMKLDTDIMLICSDKTEEDMIFTEELGEMQKQNPNLKVFNTLTRASENWTGCRERICENLILRELPDYSERTFYVCGPPPMVDAMVELLQAMKIPDSEINKESLIGY, via the coding sequence ATAAAGCGGACTTACAACGTAAAAAGTTTCAGGTTCAAGAGACCGGATGACTTTGATTACAAAGCAGGACAATATGTGATTATCAAGCTGTTCAACGGAGAGAAAAAAATAGGTAAACCATTTACACTTTCCAGCAGTCCAACTGAAAAAGATCATATCGAATTTACAAAAAAGCTCACCGGGCATGAATTCTCAAACATGCTTGATGCTATGGTTCCGGGAGACGAAGCAATTATTAAAGGTCCATTTGGTAAACTGACATTTGAGGGTGAACATGATAAGATTGCACTTCTTAGTGGCGGAATTGGAATCACACCAATGATCAGTATCTGCAAATACTGCACTGATATGAAACTTGATACGGATATCATGCTGATATGCAGTGACAAAACCGAAGAGGACATGATATTCACAGAAGAACTTGGGGAAATGCAAAAGCAAAACCCAAACCTCAAGGTTTTCAATACCCTCACACGAGCCTCAGAAAACTGGACAGGATGCAGGGAGCGCATTTGTGAGAATCTTATACTAAGGGAATTACCGGATTATTCTGAAAGAACATTCTACGTATGCGGACCGCCTCCCATGGTTGACGCAATGGTGGAACTACTTCAGGCTATGAAAATACCCGACAGTGAGATCAACAAGGAATCACTGATAGGATACTAA
- the afpA gene encoding archaeoflavoprotein AfpA has translation MKRIAWGITGSGDLIKETYETMVDIKNKTDLEIMVFLSKEGETVMKWYHMWNDIQRDFPNFKTEGGPNSPFLAGPLQVGYYDALIIAPMTSNSVAKIVCGIGDTLVTNVVSQTAKGSTPIYILPVDREMGTVTTYSPEGREMVLKMREVDVSNTKKLAQMENITVINSPDDIYDIVGVSKD, from the coding sequence ATGAAAAGGATAGCATGGGGAATCACAGGTTCAGGCGACCTTATCAAAGAAACGTATGAAACAATGGTGGATATCAAAAACAAGACCGATCTTGAGATAATGGTTTTTCTTTCAAAGGAAGGAGAGACCGTTATGAAATGGTACCACATGTGGAATGATATACAGAGGGATTTCCCTAATTTCAAGACAGAAGGCGGACCAAATTCGCCATTTCTCGCAGGACCGCTTCAGGTTGGATACTATGACGCACTTATCATTGCTCCGATGACTTCCAACAGCGTTGCAAAGATCGTATGCGGAATAGGGGACACTCTTGTCACAAATGTCGTATCACAGACAGCAAAGGGCAGTACACCAATTTACATACTCCCGGTTGACAGGGAAATGGGAACTGTTACGACATATTCCCCGGAAGGACGTGAGATGGTACTCAAAATGCGTGAAGTAGACGTATCCAATACAAAGAAACTCGCCCAAATGGAAAACATAACTGTAATTAACAGCCCGGATGACATCTACGACATTGTTGGCGTGAGCAAGGATTAA
- a CDS encoding inositol-3-phosphate synthase has protein sequence MDKIKIAIAGIGNCASSLIQGIEYYKNKNEDDAIGLMHWDIGGYKPSDIEVVAAFDIDKRKVGKDVSEAIFAPPNCTAVFCPEIPPTGAIVKMGSILDGVSEHMVDYSDNRRFIPSDEQELTKEQVVKELQDCGAEILLNYMPVGSENATRFYAECALEAGVAFINNMPVFIVSNPEWAAKFEEKGIPIIGDDIKAQLGATITHRMLADLFHKRGVKLERTYQLNTGGNTDFLNMLNRNRLASKKESKTEAVQSVVGQRMDDDNIHVGPSDYVPWQNDNKLCFLRMEGKLFGDVPMNIELRLSVEDSPNSAGVVIDAVRCCKLALDRGIGGILYSPSSYFMKHPPKQFTDDEAHAMTDAFIKGERDN, from the coding sequence ATGGACAAAATAAAAATCGCAATTGCGGGTATTGGCAATTGTGCAAGTTCCCTTATTCAGGGTATTGAATACTACAAAAACAAGAATGAGGACGATGCAATAGGTTTAATGCACTGGGATATCGGAGGATATAAGCCATCAGATATTGAAGTGGTAGCTGCTTTTGATATAGACAAGAGAAAAGTTGGTAAAGATGTCTCAGAAGCAATTTTTGCACCACCTAACTGTACAGCGGTTTTCTGTCCGGAAATTCCACCTACAGGCGCCATTGTAAAAATGGGTTCAATTCTTGATGGTGTTTCAGAACACATGGTTGACTATAGCGATAACAGGCGCTTCATTCCTTCTGATGAACAGGAATTAACAAAAGAGCAGGTAGTAAAAGAGCTACAGGATTGCGGAGCAGAGATACTGCTGAACTACATGCCTGTTGGTTCTGAGAATGCAACTCGCTTTTATGCAGAATGCGCTCTTGAGGCAGGAGTTGCATTTATCAACAACATGCCTGTTTTCATAGTAAGCAATCCGGAGTGGGCTGCAAAGTTTGAGGAAAAGGGCATTCCTATTATTGGTGACGACATAAAGGCACAACTTGGTGCAACAATCACCCACAGGATGCTTGCAGACCTTTTCCACAAACGTGGTGTAAAACTGGAAAGAACTTACCAGCTCAACACTGGTGGTAACACCGATTTCCTTAATATGCTCAACAGGAACAGACTTGCTTCCAAGAAAGAGTCTAAGACCGAAGCCGTTCAGTCAGTTGTCGGCCAGAGGATGGATGATGACAATATCCATGTAGGTCCAAGCGACTATGTTCCATGGCAGAACGATAACAAGTTATGCTTCCTGAGGATGGAAGGTAAGCTCTTTGGTGATGTTCCGATGAATATCGAGCTTCGCCTTTCAGTTGAAGATTCCCCTAACTCTGCCGGAGTTGTCATTGATGCGGTCCGGTGCTGTAAACTTGCGCTTGACAGGGGCATTGGCGGAATTCTTTACTCACCATCTTCATACTTCATGAAGCATCCGCCAAAGCAGTTCACAGATGATGAGGCACATGCGATGACGGATGCTTTCATCAAAGGTGAGCGCGACAATTGA
- a CDS encoding ferritin family protein, protein MKDILQEIAEELDHLKSLDEAIALAIELEEEGMAYYSEKASVMKNATASKLYVFLADEEKKHAGYLQKYRESKNIPEVEFTYPKFEASFSEEFSDEKLEEIGILLAALRFEHKSEYFYMELAKRAESEEQKVFFEQVAAAERGHYMIIDELLDDATQFRMQT, encoded by the coding sequence ATGAAAGATATACTACAGGAAATTGCAGAGGAGCTTGACCACCTTAAGTCACTTGACGAGGCAATTGCTCTTGCAATAGAACTTGAGGAAGAGGGAATGGCATATTACAGTGAAAAGGCATCGGTAATGAAGAACGCAACTGCCAGCAAATTGTATGTGTTCCTTGCAGACGAAGAAAAAAAGCATGCAGGATATCTCCAGAAGTACAGGGAAAGCAAGAATATCCCTGAAGTAGAGTTCACATATCCTAAGTTTGAAGCATCCTTCAGCGAAGAATTCTCAGATGAAAAGCTTGAAGAAATAGGAATATTGCTTGCTGCCCTAAGATTTGAGCATAAGAGTGAATATTTCTATATGGAGCTTGCCAAAAGGGCAGAAAGCGAAGAACAAAAGGTATTCTTTGAACAGGTTGCCGCAGCTGAAAGAGGTCACTACATGATAATTGATGAGCTGCTTGATGATGCAACCCAGTTCAGGATGCAGACTTAA
- a CDS encoding FprA family A-type flavoprotein: MDDYKPLEIAKGIYWVGVVDWNLRDFHGYETPKGGSYNSYLVIDEKIALIDTVKAPFAGEMIKRISQIIDPSKIDYIISNHVEMDHSSSISRVLELAPNAKVFASSKGQTGLSEYYKEEGFDNWDLNVVKTGDELSLGERTLMFIEATMLHWPDSMQTYVKEDKLLFSNDAFGQHIATSKRFDDEVDDVMEDAGIYYANILLPFGGQVLKYIEKLKGLEVHPEMIAPAHGIIWRDNVSKVMTQYLKWAHGETVPKVLVIYDTMWGSTEKMAMEIVEGARSAGVEVRLRHLRKNDWSMTMKELMDAPVVAIGSPTMNNGMFFTNAGFLTYLTGLHPKGKKYFLFGSYGWGGGAVKGMEKMMESAKFELAMESMQIKFRPYEEDKKACREIGYKLAEIAKDNANS, encoded by the coding sequence ATGGACGATTACAAGCCACTTGAAATTGCAAAAGGAATCTACTGGGTAGGTGTGGTTGACTGGAATCTGCGTGACTTCCACGGATATGAAACACCGAAGGGAGGAAGTTATAATTCATACCTCGTAATCGATGAGAAAATTGCACTCATTGACACGGTAAAAGCTCCGTTTGCCGGAGAGATGATCAAGCGCATCAGTCAGATAATCGATCCTTCTAAGATAGATTACATTATATCAAACCACGTTGAGATGGACCACTCCAGTTCCATTTCCAGGGTTTTGGAACTTGCACCGAATGCAAAAGTATTTGCATCATCAAAAGGCCAGACCGGTCTTTCAGAGTATTATAAAGAAGAAGGCTTTGATAACTGGGATCTGAATGTTGTTAAAACAGGTGATGAGTTAAGCCTTGGTGAAAGGACATTGATGTTCATTGAAGCAACAATGCTCCACTGGCCTGACAGCATGCAGACCTATGTGAAAGAAGACAAACTCCTATTCTCAAACGATGCATTCGGTCAGCACATCGCTACATCCAAACGCTTTGATGATGAAGTTGATGACGTAATGGAAGATGCCGGCATCTACTACGCTAATATCCTTTTGCCTTTTGGAGGACAGGTTCTCAAATATATTGAGAAGCTCAAAGGACTGGAAGTACACCCAGAAATGATAGCTCCTGCACATGGAATAATCTGGAGAGATAATGTTTCAAAGGTGATGACACAATACCTGAAATGGGCACATGGTGAAACTGTTCCAAAAGTCCTTGTTATTTATGACACCATGTGGGGCAGCACTGAAAAGATGGCAATGGAAATTGTAGAAGGCGCAAGATCTGCAGGTGTTGAAGTGCGCCTGAGGCACCTGAGAAAGAATGACTGGAGCATGACAATGAAGGAACTCATGGATGCGCCGGTGGTTGCCATAGGTTCACCTACTATGAATAATGGAATGTTTTTCACCAATGCCGGATTTTTGACATACCTTACAGGACTGCATCCTAAAGGAAAGAAGTACTTCCTGTTCGGCTCATACGGGTGGGGAGGCGGTGCAGTCAAAGGAATGGAAAAGATGATGGAAAGTGCAAAGTTTGAGCTTGCCATGGAAAGTATGCAAATTAAGTTCAGACCTTACGAAGAAGATAAGAAAGCTTGCAGAGAAATCGGATATAAGCTTGCCGAAATTGCAAAAGACAATGCAAACTCTTAA
- a CDS encoding ferredoxin-thioredoxin reductase catalytic domain-containing protein, whose product MKFENDLEAEFYERSKKNAETTGYKLNTDWDVITTAVKGISNNKKEFGEWYCFCQKRTGDKEQDKKIICPCAARTRDVETRGSCKCGLYIK is encoded by the coding sequence ATGAAATTCGAAAATGATCTAGAAGCAGAATTTTATGAAAGGTCCAAGAAAAACGCAGAAACAACAGGATACAAGCTCAACACCGACTGGGATGTAATCACAACTGCTGTAAAAGGCATTTCCAACAACAAGAAAGAGTTTGGTGAATGGTACTGCTTCTGCCAGAAGAGAACCGGAGATAAGGAGCAGGATAAGAAGATCATCTGCCCATGCGCTGCAAGAACAAGGGATGTTGAAACCCGTGGTTCATGTAAGTGCGGACTTTACATTAAATAA
- a CDS encoding PAS domain-containing protein, whose amino-acid sequence MNKILIQQFITGLETIIGGVVINNDTNFGKAAYSSYDRKEDKLGEMKKKENTDLECALKQKDILEIMELRVKALEMLLDNSGIIAFIRKENGKVEFISSSIEEFGYKTEDFTSGKVNFKELIHPDDLDRVVLELKENALEGAAGLSQKYRAKTKKEHVKTVEDKSTFVRDESGSIAYIIGIITDITGN is encoded by the coding sequence TTGAACAAGATACTTATTCAGCAATTCATTACGGGATTGGAAACTATAATAGGAGGGGTTGTTATCAATAATGATACAAATTTTGGAAAAGCTGCTTACAGCAGTTATGACAGAAAAGAAGACAAACTGGGTGAGATGAAAAAAAAGGAGAACACTGATCTGGAGTGTGCCCTGAAGCAAAAAGACATTCTTGAGATAATGGAGCTTCGTGTTAAAGCACTTGAAATGCTTCTTGATAATTCAGGAATAATAGCATTCATACGCAAGGAAAATGGGAAAGTGGAATTTATATCTTCATCAATTGAGGAATTCGGGTACAAAACAGAAGATTTTACATCGGGAAAAGTGAACTTCAAGGAACTTATTCATCCTGATGACCTTGACAGAGTAGTTCTGGAACTTAAAGAAAATGCACTTGAAGGTGCTGCCGGACTATCACAGAAATACAGAGCAAAGACTAAAAAGGAACATGTCAAAACCGTTGAGGATAAATCCACATTCGTACGTGATGAAAGTGGAAGTATAGCCTACATAATAGGAATAATAACTGACATTACCGGGAATTGA
- a CDS encoding PfkB family carbohydrate kinase, translated as MASCPGGAMLNSSITLGRLKIPVSFISEFGQDKVGSLIKEFLSENGVATKHLFLYNGKSPLSLAFLNDRNDAKYEFYEDFPKKRLDIEMPQFEPDDILIFGSIMALKSEIRKELKNIIITAKSNGTTLFYDPNFRDSLSSSLADIRPLISENIKFADIVRASNEDMKKIGDCNNPDEAYDFVCERGCDILIYTENSHGVYLKTPSYSKHYTAPEIETVSTVGAGDTFNAGIAYMLHKRKVTDLYAISETEWDEIIETAIEFASHVCMSADNYITPEFADRLKKIY; from the coding sequence ATAGCTTCCTGTCCCGGCGGAGCTATGCTAAATAGCTCCATCACCCTGGGTAGACTGAAGATTCCTGTATCATTCATAAGCGAGTTTGGACAGGACAAAGTAGGCAGTTTAATTAAAGAATTTCTCAGTGAAAATGGAGTTGCAACCAAGCATCTTTTTCTTTATAATGGCAAGTCGCCTCTTTCTCTTGCATTTCTAAATGACCGCAACGATGCAAAATATGAATTCTATGAAGATTTTCCAAAAAAACGACTTGATATTGAAATGCCACAATTTGAACCGGATGACATACTCATATTTGGTTCAATTATGGCTTTAAAATCTGAAATCAGAAAAGAACTTAAAAATATTATCATTACTGCAAAAAGTAATGGCACAACCTTGTTTTATGATCCTAATTTCAGGGATTCGCTCTCTTCTTCACTTGCTGATATCAGGCCACTAATCTCTGAGAACATAAAATTTGCAGATATAGTAAGAGCTTCCAATGAGGATATGAAAAAAATAGGAGATTGCAATAATCCTGACGAAGCTTATGATTTTGTTTGTGAAAGAGGATGTGACATTCTTATTTACACCGAAAATTCCCATGGTGTTTACCTGAAAACTCCTTCTTATTCTAAACACTACACTGCCCCTGAAATTGAAACTGTAAGCACTGTTGGGGCAGGAGATACTTTCAACGCAGGTATCGCATATATGCTGCACAAAAGGAAAGTTACAGACCTCTATGCTATTTCTGAAACTGAGTGGGATGAGATTATAGAAACTGCAATTGAATTTGCATCTCACGTTTGCATGAGTGCTGACAACTATATAACACCTGAATTTGCAGACAGGCTAAAAAAGATATACTAA
- a CDS encoding cation-translocating P-type ATPase — MGQENGNPDELFTEMKSSGNGLSEQEAQERLVSSGKNELTEKKKTTALKVFAGQFVNLIVWVLAAAAIISLAIGETIDFAVIMFTIAVVIILGFVQEYRAEKAMEALKSIVQPETTVLRDKRLRKILTVNVVPGDILVLETGDKVPADAFIFEAVALKIDESSLTGESVPVGKNEKEDIFAGTQIVHGKCKALVTSTGMNTKIGKIAKLIQTGDEVTPLQAKITKLSLTLAFLAVLASAITFAIGIYIGAPFADMLLISLALAVAAVPEGLPLTLTITLAYGMKKMAGHNAIIRKMLAVETLGSTTIICTDKTGTLTRNEMTVEKLFVSETEVDITGSGYIPKGDFLKRGNRVDVTNDRTTLELLRGITLCNNSAIEKKGDKWEVVGDPTEIALTVAAAKADLWKDELDKDYEMKEEIVFTSERKIMTTIHKTESGFISFTKGAPEFVLPQCSAIEKNGESIPLTEKDRELILEKNLEFASSAYRVLAVACKEDTAGDDTDEFEKDMIFLGLVAMIDPPRTEAKEAVAMCRKAGIKVIMITGDNQETAKAIGRNIGLFDGKDGCGVYEDDKLRRIAEDCAVTGDELEELNDEEFDIIVENINVYARTMPEQKLRIVNALQKKGHIVAMTGDGVNDAPALKKADIGIAMGIKGTDVAKESSVMILQDDNFASIVEAVRGGRTIYNNIEKFITYLISRNFMLIILIMAGITFLGFDLIPLLALQILFINMFNEIMPAVSLGLDPATPGIMTMPPRDPNDNFLKKRNLFLVVTLAFVMGIASYLVFKMSDPVADTTMARTLTFATVVSMILFIPLAFRSLDKSVFSIGVFSNRLMIAGVTATFFATMSVMYIPKLNVAFGLIPLAPTEWIMPVAVAFVTFLFAEGLKLVTAAVGEK, encoded by the coding sequence GTGGGACAGGAAAATGGAAATCCTGATGAATTATTCACTGAAATGAAAAGTTCTGGAAATGGACTTTCTGAGCAGGAGGCACAGGAAAGACTGGTAAGTTCCGGAAAGAACGAACTTACTGAAAAGAAGAAAACAACGGCACTTAAAGTCTTTGCAGGACAGTTCGTTAACCTGATAGTCTGGGTGCTTGCTGCTGCGGCCATAATTTCCCTCGCAATTGGTGAAACCATTGACTTCGCAGTTATTATGTTCACTATTGCCGTTGTCATCATACTGGGATTTGTTCAGGAGTACAGGGCTGAAAAAGCTATGGAAGCCCTGAAAAGCATAGTGCAGCCTGAAACCACAGTGCTTAGAGATAAACGCCTTAGAAAAATACTCACAGTCAATGTTGTTCCCGGAGACATTCTTGTCCTTGAAACGGGAGATAAAGTTCCTGCAGATGCTTTTATCTTTGAAGCGGTTGCCCTGAAAATAGATGAATCTTCCCTGACAGGAGAAAGCGTTCCTGTTGGTAAAAATGAAAAAGAGGACATTTTTGCCGGAACTCAAATAGTACATGGAAAATGTAAGGCTCTTGTAACTTCAACCGGTATGAACACCAAGATAGGGAAAATTGCAAAATTAATCCAGACCGGGGACGAAGTAACACCGCTTCAGGCTAAGATTACAAAACTCTCCCTGACACTTGCATTCCTCGCTGTTCTTGCTTCTGCAATTACATTTGCAATTGGAATTTACATTGGAGCACCGTTTGCCGATATGCTCCTTATATCACTTGCATTGGCTGTGGCTGCTGTGCCGGAAGGACTGCCGCTCACGCTAACAATAACCCTTGCATACGGAATGAAAAAAATGGCTGGACACAATGCCATAATCCGAAAAATGCTTGCTGTGGAGACACTTGGTTCAACCACAATAATATGTACTGACAAAACCGGCACACTCACCCGTAATGAGATGACAGTGGAAAAACTGTTTGTCAGCGAGACTGAGGTTGATATCACCGGTTCAGGGTACATTCCTAAAGGAGATTTCCTGAAACGTGGAAACAGGGTTGATGTAACTAACGACAGAACTACACTTGAGCTTCTCAGGGGAATTACCCTTTGTAACAACTCTGCCATTGAAAAGAAAGGGGATAAATGGGAAGTTGTCGGCGACCCCACTGAAATTGCCCTTACTGTGGCTGCTGCAAAAGCTGATCTGTGGAAAGATGAACTGGATAAAGATTATGAGATGAAAGAGGAGATAGTGTTCACCTCTGAAAGAAAGATAATGACAACTATCCACAAGACGGAAAGTGGGTTTATATCTTTTACAAAAGGTGCTCCTGAATTTGTTCTCCCTCAATGTAGTGCTATTGAGAAGAACGGAGAAAGCATTCCACTTACCGAAAAGGACAGGGAACTCATACTGGAAAAGAATCTGGAATTTGCAAGTTCGGCATATAGAGTACTGGCTGTTGCCTGCAAGGAAGATACTGCCGGTGATGACACCGATGAGTTTGAAAAGGACATGATATTCCTCGGTCTTGTGGCAATGATAGACCCTCCCAGAACCGAGGCAAAAGAAGCCGTTGCAATGTGTCGGAAAGCCGGTATTAAGGTAATAATGATAACCGGAGACAACCAGGAGACTGCAAAGGCTATTGGAAGGAACATTGGCCTCTTTGATGGTAAAGATGGTTGCGGGGTTTATGAAGATGATAAACTTCGTCGTATAGCAGAGGACTGTGCGGTTACAGGTGATGAACTTGAAGAACTCAACGATGAAGAATTTGACATTATTGTTGAGAACATAAACGTTTACGCCAGGACAATGCCGGAACAGAAACTCAGGATCGTAAATGCCCTTCAGAAAAAGGGACATATCGTTGCCATGACAGGAGATGGTGTGAACGATGCACCGGCCCTTAAAAAAGCAGATATTGGCATTGCAATGGGAATTAAAGGAACTGATGTTGCGAAAGAATCCAGTGTCATGATACTTCAGGATGATAATTTTGCATCCATTGTGGAAGCTGTCCGCGGCGGCAGGACCATTTACAATAACATTGAGAAATTCATAACCTATCTAATCTCAAGGAATTTCATGCTCATTATACTGATTATGGCAGGAATAACTTTCCTTGGATTTGATCTTATACCGCTGCTTGCATTGCAGATACTTTTCATCAACATGTTCAATGAGATAATGCCTGCCGTATCCCTGGGACTTGATCCGGCAACCCCCGGAATAATGACGATGCCTCCAAGAGATCCTAATGATAATTTCCTTAAGAAACGTAATCTGTTCCTTGTGGTTACACTTGCATTTGTAATGGGAATTGCATCTTATCTTGTGTTTAAAATGAGTGATCCGGTAGCTGATACGACCATGGCAAGGACACTGACATTTGCTACAGTTGTGAGTATGATACTGTTCATACCACTGGCATTCAGGTCACTTGATAAATCAGTATTCAGCATAGGAGTCTTCAGTAACCGCTTAATGATAGCCGGGGTTACGGCTACATTCTTTGCAACAATGTCGGTCATGTATATCCCAAAGCTGAATGTTGCATTCGGGTTGATTCCTCTAGCACCAACTGAATGGATAATGCCAGTGGCTGTGGCATTTGTGACATTCCTCTTTGCAGAGGGACTGAAACTGGTGACTGCAGCAGTAGGTGAAAAGTAG